The Vigna angularis cultivar LongXiaoDou No.4 chromosome 6, ASM1680809v1, whole genome shotgun sequence genome contains the following window.
TTCTTGTATGCACGTGTATACTTATTCTACTCCATGCTATCACTTCATGAAACTAatgaatgtgaaaaataagttcAGTTAAAAGAGTCTGTTAATGACCAACTTCCTCCAAAACATGAAGAGTCCatgaatgtttttatatttaatacacCCCTCACAAAAGTGTCCTATGGGCTTGAAATGTAATCAGTGCTTCTATATTTCACTGAATTCATCGTTTTAGTATGAAAGGACTGGGGGTAGTAAAGATGAAACTCCTGATCACGTAGCCTGGGTTTGATTACGTGGTGGTTTCTGAAAAGTTACCTAAATATGTGAATAGTTGGCCGCTGGACAATGCTGCTTCAACATCAACAGggaaatttattcaattttgtttgacCCACCTCATATCCAATCCAACTCATTATTATTGAAGGGAGCTCTGACTTCATGCCAAAACTGGATTCCCCAAGAATCTTAAGTTGTTAGACGAAGGACAATGAATGGTTTCTACATATAACAAAATCCATTAACGCCTTGTGTAATTTGgcaaagtatatatatatttgtaggGTGATCATTGGTTGGACATTGGcgcaaaatataattatcaaaattgcattatgaatttgtttaatattCCCAAATTTGTATAATAGATCAAATTTCATAGCAGgcttctttcatttgattggTAGATGCTTGTCTTTTGGTGGGGCTGAAACTCTGcgtttaatgtaattatttaacgaatttaatatgatttattcTATCTTCCTTTCACAGGACTCCTTTACTCGAGCTAAGAAGTGGGTCCAAGAGCTTCAAAAACAAGGTATTTTTCTATtggttttaaagttttaaatatgtttctttttcctGAAGTCAATTAAAGTTTATAAGTACAAAAGGATATTTAATCTATTTATTAACTGTTTACAAACTTATGGATGAGActtatttgtaaattaattttgccACAATGTTTCAATGTTCcttatgtttttattgttttgtataaGGATTTCAACTGATGGAATTGACTTATATATTAaccatttaataaatttaactcATGCTTTATAATGGAATGGTGGAGATATGGATGAATTATACATGATATGGTGTGAGAGTGTGTGCAAGAGAACATTTCGAAAAGTTTGGgagatttaattaatttgtttgacTAGAcaacaattatttaataattgaaatgGATATTTACTTATAGTTCCCAGAAATGGGGGAGAGCCATAGTAAAATGGTAAAGCTGCGTCTTAGTGACCAGTTGGTCATGACTCAAATCCAGAGAAAAACATCTTTACGTGCACAATGGGAAGGGTGCATACAATTACTCTCCCTCGTACCTTCACAAAAGTAGTATCTAACATCTGCTGGGCATGTTAAtatattttccaaaaatattacTGACTCATTTATCAAATTCTAGGTCAACAGATAGATAATATGGGTAATgctttaattgaaaaataaatcttCTTTTGAGGGTTCTCTCTgagttattaaattaaacattgaTCTACTTTTGGTTTCCTCAAGGAATACTTTGTCTGTTGTAGTTGTAGTCTCATCTAGATTCACGACTTATGCTctctgttttattattattttttcgtTACAGGAAATCCTAATATGGTCATGGCTCTTGCTGGTAACAAAGCTGATTTGGAAGATAAGAGGAAAGTGACAGCTGAAGTAAGTAAAAATGTTTTCTAATAGtccttttattaatataatatccaACAATATTTGAATGCAATGCTTTATGAATTCCGGGCATAAACAGTAGAAAATTTGGCACATTTGGCAATTATATTCATTAGTAACCAACGGTTCTGATGCTTTTGAATCTTCAATGAGGTTTCTAAAACATGAAGGCGGGGGATAAAATTCAAGGTTTTAATCCGAAAGTATTTTTAATGTGAATCCATCTTTGCAAAGGTGCAAATTCTATGAACTGTTTGTGCTTTGAACGCTGTACCTATTGtgatttagttttattttgcaGGGTTCTTGTTAATTTTCCACAGtagtaaaatttcaattttgatacaAAGAATGTGTTTAATTTACGTTTGCAGCATGTTTGGATTCTTCTGTTTAGATTCGTAGCTTGCATACGTTTGTCGAGTTTCATTTTTACAATATGCTATAATGACATTTCTTGTTCCTATCAGTTTATTAGTTTTTGACGCGATATTGCAGGAAGCACGTGTATACGCCGAAGAAAATGGTTTGTTTTTCATGGAGACCTCTGCCAAAACTGCATCCAACGTTAATGATATATTCTATGAAATAGGTCTGGTTCCATTCCTTTTTTGTCTTAGTctttattatctttatcttgTGATTGAATGGCTTGGAAGAAAGTTAAGAGTACACGAGTGTTTGAATGATATTAGTAATACCTTAAAGAGTGTTTGGTGTGTGCATTTGCATTGGCTGACTGACATTTGGTTTTGTGAACAGCGAAGAGGTTACCAAGGGCCCAGCCAGCTCAGAACCCAACAGGGATGGTTCTTGTTGATAGACCCGCAGAAGGAACTAGGGCTGCATCATGTTGTTCATAGATGTTTGAGCTGTATTTGCATCCCCCAACCCTTTTTAATTAATCATGTTTTCTGTGGTTTGTACGTACTACACACTTTTATGTCACTCTTATGTGGAGCTCCGACAAGTGTACGGGCCGCAATTACAAAACAACTTCATGCTGCAAAATATATCCTTTCCATCTGTTCTTTGCGCCCCATATGATTTGTTTTGGTATATCAGCTCAAAAACCAAGTTTCTATACACAACATTACTACTCATTCTTTTCATCCTTAGATTTTACTTCTCTTCTTTCCCATTCTCACCTTCACTAATTAATAACATATGTATACATTAAATAACAAATTCCAGTTAATTAAACTGAAACtcatttctttaatattatcCTTGTAACTTTGGGATCTTTCACGAGGTAAAAATTGTAATTGTGTgtatatgtattaaatatattcttaaaacagaaataaacTCACTCGTTTTAATGTGATAAGGAAAACTATCTTTTGACACTCGTTAATAACAATTACACCCACTTAACACattataactataataatatatattgatattttaaattaaaaataaaacacaataagttataatattaactGTGTTGTGAAGTGAATTATTGTCTGGATAAATTTGATACTGGTAAAGTGAAATAATTCACTTCACAACAcagtattataatttatttgagtggattttagAGATAAGTAAggatgaatttggaagtaaagtttgtgagaattagtataaaatttgattaatgtgatagattaaaaaaatttactttcaaatccactctcacttacctccaaaattaactcaaataaacaacaattctttcaaatttatttaatcacTCTCCGTCAACCATTCAAGTCGAGGACTTAATGTTTACTTTCCATAATTGTTTTTGGTCTGCCTAGTTTATTTTGTTGATTGGGTTTTTAGCGGTTACACCCACGTTTTGCCTACTTGCACCCTCATGATATTACCCGCacctcattttatttttattgggtTGATTGTTTATCTACTTCGCCCACCCCCATGATTTAATTTGGACTCAATTCCTACTTGTTGCACCCTCACGTTTTgctattaaaattttgttagcCGCACCCCCACGTTTTACTACTTGTACTATCAAGTTGTTAGCACTCTATTTACTATTTGCACCGCCACATTCTTAATACTTACACTTCAGTTCTTTTTGGGTTAGGTTTCTATTCTATTAGTCATACGtttacctttttattattatttagcgTTTCATATTTTCAACTGTTCGCCAActttattaaacataaaaataaatatgattcaaagtaatattaaaaatgttattttgcgataaataatacaaagtttttaaatatttcaaataattttattgcaCTTGGTTATTCTAAGATTTAAAATGCACTCCTAATTTGATTAttccaatattttaaaatcacttaaaaatttggttattttcaaatttttaaaccactctaatttggttattttcaaatttaaaaccaTTTTGGATGCATTTCTAATTTGGTTAtctcaatattttaaaactagatGTATTTCTAATTtgattatttcaatattttaaatcactTTTCGAGATTTTAAAACGTCTTTAGATgcacttttaatttggttatttCCGAATTATAAAACCACTTTAGATGCACTCCTAATTTAGTTATTTCCAAATTTAAAACCACATTAGATgcatttttaatttggttatctcaatattttaaattactttggatgtattttatttcaatattttaaaatcaatttgtatacatttataatttagttgttttaaaattatttggaatCTTTTTTTCCGGATTCATAATGTTGGTGttacaaaatattatactaaaattaataatgatatatatatatatatatatatatatatatatatatatatatatatatatatatatatatatatatatattaaaacttttatatctACATATGTTTTTTTGTCAAAGAACTAAGTGTAATTCGTAGTTCTCTATTATATATGGAGATacgaatataaatataattaagtcaattattatcaaaatattctaaaattatttttcaaatagctttttcattttgaactatgGGACTTCTGATTTTTCATTTCTGAATGAAAATAGGTAAGAATGGGATCCATCTTTCTCAAgtcaagttaaaaaataaatttttatttcttttacgtactctcttattttttttggaaaataaatatttagaaagatCACGTTCGTtttgcatatttaattaaagatatcaTATTAGAAGAAATGCGGTAgaatactaatttattttatgtgtaatCGATTCTGAAATTCAAAATTGATGTGAACCATTATGTTGGctctatttttcaattatttatttttttcccaTTCCATCAAGTTGCAACATTTATAAAagattatgaaaaaaagaaattcaaacatattcttaaaaaataataatgaggAGTTGGTTGACTTGAAGGAGGAAGTGTGATTAGTTGAACTATgccaaatatatataaaattatgtataatgACTTAAATTTGATACTTACAAAAGTTTCTGCTTATAACTTATGATGTTTTCCTTGGTAAGATTTGaggagaaaataatataaaattattcaataaatttaataaagatattgagaatttaagaaatttaattgaatagcACTAACGAAAAGTCTTGATTACAGTTACTGGAAAAAGACCGAATAGTAGTGTTGTCACTGAACTATAATGATGAATTGAATTAATTTCTGAAGTAAACAAAATGGTAAAATAGCCTTTGAAATGTAAAAGTactgttattaatttaatattatatttgtaacaatcaGTTTGTACATTTcgaaaatttaaaagtttggcAAAATATCttagaaactataaatttaaCTGGTCAGATCTATACTTTTATCAGTCCATGTTTAGTACGATGTCATAACACAGTCT
Protein-coding sequences here:
- the LOC108343377 gene encoding ras-related protein RHN1 isoform X2; the protein is MATIGHNNLNAKLVLLGDMGAGKSSLVLRFVKGQFLEFQESTIGAAFFSQTLAVNDATVKFEIWDTAGQERYHSLAPMYYRGAAAAIIVYDITSLDSFTRAKKWVQELQKQGNPNMVMALAGNKADLEDKRKVTAEEARVYAEENGLFFMETSAKTASNVNDIFYEIAKRLPRAQPAQNPTGMVLVDRPAEGTRAASCCS